AGACGCCGTGACCGACGTGGGCCGCCTGACCCGGCTCGCCCTTCCCGCAGCTCGGGATGCCCCAGATGTGCCACTCGCTTTCACCGGTGATCGCGTCGCACGACCCCCAGAACTCCGGTGTTATCCCCGTGTAGACCGGGTTCTTGAGCATCCGGCCCAGCTTCCCGTTCTTGATCTCGTAGGCGATCTCGCACCCGAACTGGAAGTTCAGACGCCGCTGGTCGATGCTCCAGCTCTTGTTCGAATCGATGAAGATGCCGTCGTCCGTGTCGGCGATGAGTTCGTCGAGCGTGCCCTCGCCCGGCAGCAGGTTGATGTTCGTCATCCGGATGAGCGGGATGCGGTTCCAGCCGTCGGCCCGCATCGTTCCGTTCGACCTGAGGCCGATGCGCGGCGCGGTCTCCCGGCTCATGAGGTACCCGACGAACAGCCCGTTTTTCACGATGTCGGACCGCTGCGCCGGAACGCCCTCGTCGTCGTAGCCGAACGAACCCAGGCCTCCGGGACAGGTCGCGTCGGCGACGATGTTGACGAGCTTCGAGCCGTACTGGAGCGACCCGAGTTTGTCCACGGTGATGAAGCTCGTGCCCGCGTACGACGCCTCGGTGCCGAAGACCCGGTCCAGCTCGATAGGATGGCCGCACGACTCGTGCACCTGGAGAGCCAGCTGCTGTCCGCCGATGACGATGGTCGTCTTCTTGTGGGGACATTCATCGGCCTTGAGCAGCTGGGCCGCCTCCGCCCCGGTCCTCTCGGCGTGCGCCGGGAGATCGAGCGATCGCGTGAACTCGAACCCGCGGGTCGCATAGTCGCCCCGGAAGCTCGCCGGATACGAGCGCGTCTGACGCTCGTCACCCTCGATGGCGGTCGCCGAGATGCCGCCGCCCGCCTCCGTGATGACCTGCTCGATCTCGCTGCCCTCCGTGTTGACGAAGAGCTTCTCGGTGCGGAAGCTCATCATCGACGCCGTGGCGATCGCCACCTGCTCGGTCTTCGTCATCCCGTCGCAGCAGGAGCCGAGGATGGTCAGCTTATCGTCGAGCGGGACCGTGAACGGATCCTCCTCGACCTCCGTGCTGTAGGAGTCCACGACGACGTCCTGACCGTCGAGCACAATGGTCGAGTCCCCCACCTTCGCACTGGCCTTCGCGATCGCCAGCGCCTGCTCGGCGACCCTCCGCACGCTCTCCGGCGTCAGCATCGAGCTCGAGGAGAAGCCCCAGGCTCCGTCGTTCAGTACGCGGATGCCGACGCCCTCGGACTCGGCGACGGAAGCCGTCTCGAGCGTGCCGTTCTTCATGACGAGGACCTCGGTCAGGCCGCGGACATGCCGCGCGTCGGCATACTCCGCTCCCTTCTTCTTGAGGAAGTCCATCGTCTCTTTCAGGAGTTCCTTCACGAGTCACCTCCTGGCGACTTCATCGCGCGGACGGTTCTTCGTTGGGTCCCGCGC
The Candidatus Effluviviaceae Genus V sp. DNA segment above includes these coding regions:
- a CDS encoding TldD/PmbA family protein → MKELLKETMDFLKKKGAEYADARHVRGLTEVLVMKNGTLETASVAESEGVGIRVLNDGAWGFSSSSMLTPESVRRVAEQALAIAKASAKVGDSTIVLDGQDVVVDSYSTEVEEDPFTVPLDDKLTILGSCCDGMTKTEQVAIATASMMSFRTEKLFVNTEGSEIEQVITEAGGGISATAIEGDERQTRSYPASFRGDYATRGFEFTRSLDLPAHAERTGAEAAQLLKADECPHKKTTIVIGGQQLALQVHESCGHPIELDRVFGTEASYAGTSFITVDKLGSLQYGSKLVNIVADATCPGGLGSFGYDDEGVPAQRSDIVKNGLFVGYLMSRETAPRIGLRSNGTMRADGWNRIPLIRMTNINLLPGEGTLDELIADTDDGIFIDSNKSWSIDQRRLNFQFGCEIAYEIKNGKLGRMLKNPVYTGITPEFWGSCDAITGESEWHIWGIPSCGKGEPGQAAHVGHGVSPARFRNVEVGVKK